One Actinomycetospora corticicola genomic window, GCTCGCCCACGCCCGGGAGCACCTCCCGTCCCTCAAGCGGCCCAAGCAGGCGATCGCGGTCGACGCGATCCCGCGGTCCGGGGTCGGCAAGACCCTGCGTCGGACGCTGGTCGCCGGTGAGTACACCTCCCGAGGAGAGGCCCGTGCCTGACATGACCACCGACAGCGCCGACACCGTCCCGCCGCGGTGGACGCCGTCCCGCGACGAGGACGCGGCCCTGGTCGCCGGTCGCGGCCGGTTCCTCGACGACCTCGACCCGCTGCCGGGGACGCTGGTGGCCGCGGTCGTGCGGTCCACCCGGCCGCACGCCCGCCTCGTCTCGGTGGACCTGTCGCGGGCCCGGGCGCACCCCGGCGTCGCCGCGGTCATCGGGCCCGAGGAGGTGCGGGCCGCCCTGCGTCCCTTCCCGCTGTCCACCGGGGCGGCGATGCCCTACCTGCCGACCGGCGTCGACAAGGTCCGGTTCGTCGGTGAGCCGATCGCCGTCGTGGTGGCCACCGACCGCTACGTCGCCGAGGACGCCGCCGAGCTCGTCGAGGTCGACTACGAGGACCTGCCCGCCGTCAGCGACGCCCGCTCCGGCCTGGCCGAGGACGCTCCGCTGCTGCACGACGACGCCGGGTCCAACGTCGCGACCGACCGCACCTTCTCGTTCGGCGCGCCCGACGACCGCTTCGCGGCCGCTGCCCACGTGGTCACCCGCCGCTACGAGTTCCCGCGCTACTCCTCCGTGCCGATGGAGTGCTACTCCGTCATCGCGCACTGGACCGAGCAGGACGGCGGGCCGTTCGTCGAGGCCTGGGCGAACTTCCACGGACCGTTCTCGATGGTGCCCGTGATGGCGGGCGCGCTGCGGCTCCCGACCTCGCGGCTGCGCCTGCACGTCCCGGCCGACATCGGCGGCAGCTTCGGGATCAAGGCCGGCATCTATCCCTACGTGGTGCTCCTCGCGCTGGCGTCGAAGCATGCGGGGACACCGGTGCGCTGGACCGAGGACCGCGTGGAGCACCTCACGGCGAGTTCGTCGGGCGCCGACCGGTCGATGGAGTTCTCGGCGGCGCTCGACGCCGGGGGCACGATCACCGCGCTGCGCGCCGATCTCGTCGACAACGTCGGGGCCTACCTGCGGCCCCCGGAGCCGTCGACGCTGTACCGCTGCTTCGGCAACATCACCGGGCCCTACCGGATCGACGCCGTCGGCATCCGTGCGCGGGCGGTGGTCACCAACACGATGCCGACCGGCCTGAACCGCGGGTTCGGCGGCCAGCAGCTCTACTTCGGGTTGGAGCGGCTCCTCGACGACATCGCCGCCGAGCTCGGCACCGACGCCCACGAGCTGCGCCGTCGCAACCTCATCACCTCCTTCCCGCACGAGACCGCGACCGGGGGGGTCTACGACTCCGGGGACTACCTCACCGCGCTCGACCTCGCGATGAAGAACGCCGACCTCCCCGAGCTGGAGAGACGACGCGACGAGGCCCGCGCGGCCGGCGCCCACTACGGCATCGGGACCGCGCTCGTCGTCGACCCGTCCGGCACCAACATCGGCTACGTCGGACTCGCCACCCCCGCCGAGGAGCGGACCCCCGGACGGGACAAGTCCGGGTCGACCGAGCACGTGCGGATGTCGGTCGACCCCCAGGGCGTCGTCACCGTGCTGCTCGGCTCGGTCCCCCAGGGACAGGGACACGCCACCGTGGCCCGCAAGATCGCCGCCGAACGCCTCGGGCTGCCTCTCGACCAGGTCCGCTCCGTGATCGACATGGACACCGCGACGACCCCCTGGACGGTCACCTCCGGCAGCTACTCCTCCCGGTTCGCGCCCCTGGTGACCAGCGCCGTCGTCGCTGCGGCCGACACCATCGCCACCACCGTGCGCGCCGCCGCGTCGACGCTGCTCGACGGCGCCGACCCGGAGACGCTCGTCCTCGACGGGGGCGAGGTCCGCGCCCCGGACGGCCGCGCGGTGAAGTTCCGCCACGCCGCCGGCGTCGTGCACTGGGACCCCGCCGCGCTCCCCGAGGGCGTCCCGGCCCGGCTCTACGCGGAGGCCGAGTTCTCCCCGCGCGAGACCCGGGCCGCCACGGCGGACGACCGGATCAACTCCTCGCTCTGCTACGGCTTCGTCGCCGAGATCGTCGCGGTACGGATCGACCCGGACACCCTCGAGATCGAGGTCGACCGGGTGTCGTCGGTCCACGACGCCGGCACCGTCCTCGACCAGACCCTGCTCGACGGGCAGGTGTACGGGGCGCTGGTGCACGGGCTCGGGGGCGCCGCCTACGAGGAGTTCACCCACGCCCCGTCGGGACAGCCGACCGCGGCGACGTTCCTAGACTACCTGTGCCCCACCTCGGCCGAGGCGGGCTTCGAGCTGCGCACCGACCACGTGGTGTCGCCCTCGCCGCTCACCCCGCTCGGGGCCAAGGGCTGCGGCGAGGGCTCCTCGATGAGCTTCCCCGTGGCCTACGCCAACGCCGTCGCGGACGCCCTGGCACCGCTCGGTGTCCCCGTCACCTCCCTGCCCCTGCACGGCGAGGTGCTCCACCAGCTCCTGAACCACGATCGGAAGGACGCCTGACATGCCACTGACCGGCGGCGACGTCACCCTCGAGCGCGACGGCCACGTCGCCTACGTGACGCTCTCCCACGGCAGGTACACCGTCGTGACGATGGCGATGCGCCGGCTGGTGGCCGAGCGGTTCGCCGAGATCGACCGGGACCCCGAGGTGCGGGTCGTGGTCGTGCGCAGCGACGGCGAGCACTTCACCTCCGGGGGTGACATCGCCGGGTTCATGGAGGTCGACCCGATCGACCTCACCGACCTCGGGCACGACGTCACCGCCGCGGCCCGGAGCCCGAAGCCCGTCATCGCGGCGATCGACGGGTACTGCTTCGGCGTCGGTCTGGAGATGGTGCTCTCCTGCGACGTCCGGCTCGGCACGGTGCGCACCCAGCTGGCCCTGCCCGAGATGAACCTCGGCATGATCCCCGGCTCCGGCGGCACCCAGCGCCTCGCGCGGCTCGTCGGCCTCTCCCGGGCGAAGTTCCACATCATGTCGGCCACCCGGATCCAGGCCCAGCAGGCGCTGGACTGGGGGATCCTGTCCGGTGAGCTCCACGCCGACCGCGACGCCCTGGACGCGGCCGTCGACACGCTGGCGCAGAAGATGGCCGGCCTCTCCCCGGCGGCGCTGCGCACGGCGAAGGAGGTCCTCGACCGTGGTACCGACGGGCCCCTCTACACCGGGATCGAGCTGGAGCGGAAGGCCTACTCGATGCTGCGGGCCACCGAGGACTTCGCCGAGGGCGTGAAGGCGTTCGGCGAGAAGCGCGCCCCCGTCTTCACGGGGCGGTGACCCGGTGAAGGCAGCTCCGTTCGCCTACGTCCGGCCCCCGACCCTCGACGACGTGCTCGCCGAGCTCGCGGGCGGCGACGGCAAGGTCCTGGCCGGCGGCCAGTCCCTGGTCCCCGTGCTGGCGATGCGGCTCGGCCGGCCCGCCACCCTGGTCGACGTCACCGCCGTGCCCGAGCTCGGGGAGCACGGCCCGGACGGACGCTCCGGGTACCGGGTCGGGGCGAGCGTCCGGCAGCGGGTCGTGGAACACGACCCCGCCGCGCAGGACGTGCCCCTCGTGTCGATGGCCATGCCCTTCGTCGGGCACCGGGAACTGCGCAGCCGCGGCACGGTCTGCGGCAGCCTCGCCCACGCCGACCCGGCCGCGGAGCTGCCCGCCGTGGCCTGCTGCCTCGACGCGCAGGTCGAGGTGGCCGGGCCCGGCGGGACCCGCACCGTGGCCGCGCAGGAGTTCGTCACCGGGGCCATGTCCACGACGGCCGGGCCCGAGGACGTCGTCACCGCGGTCACCTTCCCGACGGCGGGTCCCGGCGACGGGTTCGGGTTCGCCGAGATCGCCCGCCGGCACGGCGACTTCGCCCTGGCCGGGGTGGTGTGCCGGGTGCACGTCACCGAGGCCGGGGCGGTGGACGCCGCCGCCCTGACCGGCTTCGGGATCTCCGACCGTGCGGTCACCCGCGACGTCACCGCGCTGCTCGCTGCGGGCGAGAGCGAGGACGACCTCCGGCCGGCCACCACCGAACTGGCCGCCGCGATCGTCGACACCGGCGGCGACACGCACGGCTCCACCGGGTACCGACGGCGGCTGTTCGCCGTCCTCGCCGCCCGTGAGCTGTCCCGGGCGCTGCACCGCGCCCGCGAGGGGAGGACCACGAGATGACCGCCGTGCCCGACTCGCCCGCCCGGCGGGACACCGGCTCCCGCCGGGTCCCGGCGCCCGCCGCCCGGATCGCGGCCCACGAGTCCGCCGAGGTGACCTTCACCGTCAACGGCACCGAGACCACCGTCGAGGTGTCGCCCCGGATGCACCTCGGCGACGTGCTGCGCGAGCGCCTGGGACTCACCGGCACCCACCTCGGCTGTGAGCACGGGGTGTGCGGCATGTGCACCGTGCTCCTCGACGGTGAGGCCGCCCGGGCCTGCCTCCTGTTCGCCGTGCAGTGCGAGGGCGCCGAGATCGTCACCGTGGAGGGACTCGGCACCCCCGACGACCAGCACCCGCTGCAGCAGGCGTTCTCCGCCCACCACGCCCTGCAGTGCGGCTTCTGCACCCCCGGCATGTTGATGAGCAGCTACGACCTGCTCGCCAACGCCCCGGAGGCCGCCGCCGAGAACCTGCCCGAGGCGATGTCGGGCGTGCTGTGCCGCTGCACCGGCTACCGGGGCATCCTCGCCGCGGTCTCCGACGTCGCCGAGTCCTACCCCGACGGCGTCCCGGAACCTCGCGGGTGCGCGCCCCGCATGCTGGTCGGCCGGACGTCGCCCGGTGCCGGCACAGCGGCCGAGGAGGCCGGGACGGCCGCCCCGCAGCTCACCGAGGTGCGGCTGCCCACCGGCCCGCCCTCGGCGGTCGTCGACGTGACCTCCCAGCTCGCCTCACCGGTGGACCGGGTCTGGGGCGTGCTCACCGACTTCGACCTCCTGGCGCGCTGCCTGCCCGGGGCCCAGCTCGTCGAGTCCTACGACGAGGACCGCCACCGCGGACGCGCCACCGTCGCGCTCGGCCCCGTGAAGCTCTCCTTCGAGGGCCTCGCCCAGGTCGTCGAGCGCGACCCGGACGCCCACCGGCTCCGGTTCCACGGTCAGGGCCGGGACACCGGTGGCAGCGCGACCGCCGCCGACGTCGTCCTCCACGCCTCGCCGACCGCCGACGGCGGCACCGAGCTCAGCGCGCACGCCGACGTGCACCTCTCGGGACGGGTCGCGCAGTTCGGTCGGGCGTTGGCCGGCGACGTGTCGCGCCGTCTGTTCGAGCAGTTCGCCGCGGGGGTGGACGAGGCCGCCGAGACCGGTTCGGTCTCCGAGGTCCCGCTCGGCCGCAGGCTGCGCCTCGCGGCCGGGGCCGCCCGCGACGCCGCGATCGGCGCCGTCCGCCGGACCGCGCACCGCCTCCGGGACCGCGCTCGGCGCGGGAGCACCGGATGACGACCGCGCCCGTCGTCGGGCCCGCTCTCACAGTTTCTCGGCCAGCACGTCGATCGCACGGACCTCGGGTGCCGATGCGAACAGCTCGTCGCTGCGCTCGCGCAGCGCCTGGCCCACCGCGCCGCCGAGGTGGGTGTCGCGTGCGGCCTCGTCGGGGAAGGCGTCGATGATCCCGAAGGTCGTGGAGCCGAAGCGCACCGCGAACCACGGGTAGGTGCCGGGCTCCGCCTCCACCAGGGGCAACGCGGACCGCAGGAACTCCTCGACCGCCTCCTCCTGGCCCGGCTTGGCCTCGAGCGTCACCAGCAGTGCCTTGGTCGCCATCGGTCGTCTCCCTCGCTCCGCGTCCGTGATCCGTCGTGGCCGCCGACGATGACGGAGGAGCCCGGGGCGCACCTCGGCCCGGCGAGCCGGGTTCGGGGGGACTCGCTCGGCCTTCCGGAGCAAGGTCGACACCACGTCCGTCGTCGCAGATCGACGCGGGCGGGTGGGACGTCGCCGGGGGCGTCGAGGTCGTCATGGCGCAGCTCCTGTGGTGGTCGCGGTCACTCCAGGACGCTAGGGACGCGGGCCCCGCGCCATCAGTGCACCAAGGTGGAGGTCGTCGCCCCGGAGAGGACCCGTCGATGGCCGAGCCGTTCGTCGTCCGCGTCACCGACGCCGAGATCACCGACCTGCGGGACCGGCTGCGCCGGACCCGGTGGCCCGAACCGGAGACCGTCGACGACTGGTCGCAGGGGGTGCCCGTGGCCTACGCCCGGGAGCTGTGCCGGGCCTGGGCCGAGGACTACGACTTCGGGTTCGCCGACCGCGTCAACGCCTTCCCGCAGTACCGCGACACCGTCGACGGCCTCGGGATCCACTACCTGCACGTCCGCTCCCCGGAACCCGACGCGTTCCCGCTGGTCCTCACCCACGGCTGGCCGGGCTCGGTCCTCGAGTTCCTCCACGTCCTGGGCCCGCTGACCGACCCCCGCGCCCACGGCGGCGACCCCGCCGACGCCTTCCACGTCGTCGCGCCCTCGCTGCCCGGCTACGGCTGGTCCGACAAGCTCACGACGACGGGCTGGGGCA contains:
- a CDS encoding xanthine dehydrogenase family protein molybdopterin-binding subunit, encoding MTTDSADTVPPRWTPSRDEDAALVAGRGRFLDDLDPLPGTLVAAVVRSTRPHARLVSVDLSRARAHPGVAAVIGPEEVRAALRPFPLSTGAAMPYLPTGVDKVRFVGEPIAVVVATDRYVAEDAAELVEVDYEDLPAVSDARSGLAEDAPLLHDDAGSNVATDRTFSFGAPDDRFAAAAHVVTRRYEFPRYSSVPMECYSVIAHWTEQDGGPFVEAWANFHGPFSMVPVMAGALRLPTSRLRLHVPADIGGSFGIKAGIYPYVVLLALASKHAGTPVRWTEDRVEHLTASSSGADRSMEFSAALDAGGTITALRADLVDNVGAYLRPPEPSTLYRCFGNITGPYRIDAVGIRARAVVTNTMPTGLNRGFGGQQLYFGLERLLDDIAAELGTDAHELRRRNLITSFPHETATGGVYDSGDYLTALDLAMKNADLPELERRRDEARAAGAHYGIGTALVVDPSGTNIGYVGLATPAEERTPGRDKSGSTEHVRMSVDPQGVVTVLLGSVPQGQGHATVARKIAAERLGLPLDQVRSVIDMDTATTPWTVTSGSYSSRFAPLVTSAVVAAADTIATTVRAAASTLLDGADPETLVLDGGEVRAPDGRAVKFRHAAGVVHWDPAALPEGVPARLYAEAEFSPRETRAATADDRINSSLCYGFVAEIVAVRIDPDTLEIEVDRVSSVHDAGTVLDQTLLDGQVYGALVHGLGGAAYEEFTHAPSGQPTAATFLDYLCPTSAEAGFELRTDHVVSPSPLTPLGAKGCGEGSSMSFPVAYANAVADALAPLGVPVTSLPLHGEVLHQLLNHDRKDA
- a CDS encoding FAD binding domain-containing protein, whose translation is MKAAPFAYVRPPTLDDVLAELAGGDGKVLAGGQSLVPVLAMRLGRPATLVDVTAVPELGEHGPDGRSGYRVGASVRQRVVEHDPAAQDVPLVSMAMPFVGHRELRSRGTVCGSLAHADPAAELPAVACCLDAQVEVAGPGGTRTVAAQEFVTGAMSTTAGPEDVVTAVTFPTAGPGDGFGFAEIARRHGDFALAGVVCRVHVTEAGAVDAAALTGFGISDRAVTRDVTALLAAGESEDDLRPATTELAAAIVDTGGDTHGSTGYRRRLFAVLAARELSRALHRAREGRTTR
- a CDS encoding putative quinol monooxygenase, with protein sequence MATKALLVTLEAKPGQEEAVEEFLRSALPLVEAEPGTYPWFAVRFGSTTFGIIDAFPDEAARDTHLGGAVGQALRERSDELFASAPEVRAIDVLAEKL
- a CDS encoding xanthine dehydrogenase family Fe-S subunit; this translates as MTAVPDSPARRDTGSRRVPAPAARIAAHESAEVTFTVNGTETTVEVSPRMHLGDVLRERLGLTGTHLGCEHGVCGMCTVLLDGEAARACLLFAVQCEGAEIVTVEGLGTPDDQHPLQQAFSAHHALQCGFCTPGMLMSSYDLLANAPEAAAENLPEAMSGVLCRCTGYRGILAAVSDVAESYPDGVPEPRGCAPRMLVGRTSPGAGTAAEEAGTAAPQLTEVRLPTGPPSAVVDVTSQLASPVDRVWGVLTDFDLLARCLPGAQLVESYDEDRHRGRATVALGPVKLSFEGLAQVVERDPDAHRLRFHGQGRDTGGSATAADVVLHASPTADGGTELSAHADVHLSGRVAQFGRALAGDVSRRLFEQFAAGVDEAAETGSVSEVPLGRRLRLAAGAARDAAIGAVRRTAHRLRDRARRGSTG
- a CDS encoding enoyl-CoA hydratase/isomerase family protein, with protein sequence MPLTGGDVTLERDGHVAYVTLSHGRYTVVTMAMRRLVAERFAEIDRDPEVRVVVVRSDGEHFTSGGDIAGFMEVDPIDLTDLGHDVTAAARSPKPVIAAIDGYCFGVGLEMVLSCDVRLGTVRTQLALPEMNLGMIPGSGGTQRLARLVGLSRAKFHIMSATRIQAQQALDWGILSGELHADRDALDAAVDTLAQKMAGLSPAALRTAKEVLDRGTDGPLYTGIELERKAYSMLRATEDFAEGVKAFGEKRAPVFTGR